From Leifsonia sp. fls2-241-R2A-40a, one genomic window encodes:
- a CDS encoding YihY/virulence factor BrkB family protein produces MSEIGASKRLADAPAPEDSRKPDSPPHLDKPSWKLIFKRTLREFSTDKCTDIAASLTYYGILSIFPALIALVSLLGVFGQGKSATDAMFGIIKGVAPGSTAKLLQGPIENAVNSPASGFALVFGIVLAIWSASGYVGAFSRAMNRIYEIDEGRPFWKLKPQQLLVTVITLVLVTIVALILVVSGPVTKAIGDTLHIGTAPQIAWEIAKWPLLLIVVVIIIAVLYYATPNSKQPKFKWISMGAIIAIVVLAVATFLFAFYVATFANYEKTYGPLAGVIVFLLWVWIANLALLFGAEFDAETERGRELQAGMEAEETIQLPPRDTRLSEKSEEKEQKLIDEARQLRENADDDDSDGTDARSDASRTR; encoded by the coding sequence ATGAGCGAAATCGGGGCCAGCAAGCGCCTGGCCGATGCCCCCGCCCCCGAGGACTCCCGCAAGCCGGACAGTCCGCCCCATCTCGACAAGCCCTCGTGGAAGCTGATCTTCAAGCGGACGCTCCGCGAGTTCAGCACCGACAAGTGCACCGATATCGCGGCCTCACTGACGTACTACGGCATCCTGTCGATCTTTCCCGCCCTCATCGCGCTGGTCTCGCTGCTGGGCGTGTTCGGGCAGGGCAAGTCGGCGACGGACGCCATGTTCGGCATCATCAAGGGCGTCGCGCCCGGATCGACCGCGAAGCTGTTGCAGGGACCGATCGAGAACGCGGTCAATTCGCCCGCATCCGGCTTCGCCCTGGTCTTCGGCATCGTGCTGGCGATCTGGTCGGCCTCGGGCTACGTCGGTGCGTTCTCGCGCGCGATGAACCGCATCTACGAGATCGACGAGGGCCGACCGTTCTGGAAGCTGAAGCCCCAACAGCTTCTCGTCACCGTCATCACGCTGGTCCTGGTCACGATCGTGGCCCTCATCCTGGTCGTCTCGGGACCGGTGACCAAGGCCATCGGCGACACCCTCCACATCGGCACCGCACCGCAGATCGCCTGGGAGATCGCGAAGTGGCCCCTGCTGCTCATCGTGGTCGTGATCATCATCGCCGTGCTCTACTACGCGACTCCCAACTCGAAGCAGCCGAAGTTCAAGTGGATCAGCATGGGCGCGATCATCGCGATCGTCGTGCTGGCAGTCGCGACGTTCCTGTTCGCGTTCTACGTGGCGACGTTCGCCAACTACGAGAAGACCTACGGTCCGCTCGCCGGCGTGATCGTGTTCCTGCTCTGGGTGTGGATCGCGAACCTCGCGCTGCTGTTCGGTGCGGAGTTCGACGCGGAGACGGAGCGCGGCCGTGAGCTGCAGGCCGGGATGGAAGCTGAGGAGACCATCCAGCTGCCGCCGCGCGACACCCGCCTCAGCGAGAAGTCGGAGGAGAAGGAGCAGAAGCTCATCGACGAGGCACGTCAGCTCCGCGAGAACGCGGACGACGACGACTCGGACGGCACCGACGCCCGCTCCGACGCCTCCCGCACTCGCTGA
- a CDS encoding MerR family transcriptional regulator: protein MRISELAEQAGVTVKAVRYYERLGLVAPLRLSNGYREYGDEHLRAVLEIRELAATGIPPGKARPFIECLGSGHAHSDECPASRDAYRDGLAELDAAIASLERRRALLASRLDGAEHRIPEAAYGCGCTVGTP from the coding sequence ATGAGGATCAGCGAACTCGCCGAACAGGCCGGTGTCACCGTGAAGGCGGTGCGCTACTACGAACGACTCGGGCTCGTGGCACCCCTGCGGCTCTCCAACGGGTACCGCGAGTACGGCGACGAGCACCTCCGCGCCGTGCTCGAGATCCGCGAACTCGCCGCCACCGGCATCCCGCCGGGCAAGGCCCGTCCCTTCATCGAGTGCCTCGGCTCCGGTCACGCCCACAGCGACGAGTGCCCGGCCTCCCGCGACGCCTACCGCGACGGCCTGGCCGAGCTGGATGCGGCGATCGCCTCCCTCGAGCGCCGTCGTGCCCTCCTGGCGAGCCGGCTCGACGGGGCGGAGCACCGCATCCCGGAGGCCGCCTACGGCTGCGGGTGCACGGTCGGCACGCCTTGA
- a CDS encoding DUF6458 family protein yields the protein MGIGSGIFIFVVGLILAFALQVEVSWIDLKTTGYILMGAGLVVFAISLAFALRRRPRTTVRRDGIDPLTGERIERRTDDY from the coding sequence ATGGGCATCGGAAGCGGCATCTTCATCTTCGTGGTCGGGCTCATCCTGGCGTTCGCGCTGCAGGTCGAGGTGAGCTGGATCGACCTGAAGACGACCGGTTACATCCTGATGGGGGCGGGGCTCGTGGTGTTCGCCATCTCGCTGGCGTTCGCCCTGCGGCGCCGACCACGCACCACGGTCCGCCGCGACGGCATCGATCCGCTGACCGGCGAGCGGATCGAGCGGCGCACCGATGACTACTGA
- a CDS encoding diguanylate cyclase — protein MRPLAADDLPCALVELDEEGRIREANEVFVAWTGLSRSELEGRPFLSLRTRVSGPGGTSDGFVRLAHVDGSSRPVIVGSRPATDGELLVLVDGTERAEREQEMVRTHALQERTRNRLQLIIDSSIAFSAATTEQALGDILASTVTKAYQAEQTAVFLLDDSGEFVQASGSNPMRFLDQTHSLAEQARELRRVITISGTAAADAVAPVLGQAMRDAGVHAVLVAPIQHDDVLFGLFSAFFLHPREFDSEAAPLADALAGQAAQAITTLRLQRQLEHAAMHDETTGLPNRRLLETELLEYQRSTSTLVATLFIDLDGFKRVNDGLGHHTGDLLLREVGERLQAAVRQDDLVARYGGDEFVVVCEVPEVAAAEEVADRIRQAIELPFADIPEGFPISASIGLSIARTEDPAWTPDRLIREADHAMYSAKNAGGNRVVGIPVG, from the coding sequence GTGCGCCCCCTTGCAGCGGACGACTTGCCCTGCGCCCTCGTCGAACTCGATGAAGAGGGCCGGATCCGGGAGGCGAACGAGGTCTTCGTCGCCTGGACGGGGTTGTCCCGCAGCGAGCTCGAGGGCCGACCGTTCCTGTCGCTGAGGACGCGCGTCTCCGGACCGGGCGGAACCTCGGACGGATTCGTCCGGCTCGCTCACGTCGACGGCTCGTCGCGGCCCGTGATCGTCGGGAGCCGCCCCGCCACCGACGGAGAACTGCTGGTGCTGGTCGACGGCACGGAGCGTGCGGAACGCGAGCAGGAGATGGTGCGCACGCACGCTCTGCAGGAACGTACGCGGAACCGACTGCAGTTGATCATCGACTCCTCGATCGCCTTCTCCGCGGCCACCACGGAGCAGGCACTCGGCGACATCCTCGCGTCCACCGTCACCAAGGCGTACCAGGCGGAGCAGACCGCGGTCTTCCTCCTCGACGACTCCGGCGAGTTCGTGCAGGCGTCCGGCAGCAATCCCATGCGCTTCCTCGACCAGACGCATTCGCTCGCCGAACAGGCCCGAGAGCTCCGTCGGGTCATCACGATCAGCGGGACGGCCGCGGCGGACGCCGTCGCCCCGGTGCTCGGCCAGGCCATGCGCGACGCCGGCGTGCACGCCGTGCTCGTCGCGCCCATCCAGCACGACGATGTGCTCTTCGGACTGTTCTCCGCCTTCTTCCTGCACCCTCGCGAGTTCGACTCCGAGGCCGCGCCGCTGGCCGACGCGCTCGCCGGACAGGCGGCCCAGGCGATCACCACCCTGCGACTGCAGCGCCAGCTGGAGCACGCCGCCATGCACGACGAGACGACGGGCCTGCCGAATCGTCGGCTGCTGGAGACGGAGCTGCTCGAGTACCAGCGGTCCACCTCGACGCTCGTCGCAACGCTGTTCATCGATCTGGACGGCTTCAAGCGCGTCAACGACGGCCTCGGACATCACACCGGCGACCTGCTGCTGCGCGAGGTCGGCGAGCGGCTTCAGGCTGCGGTCCGCCAGGACGACCTGGTCGCCCGCTACGGCGGCGACGAGTTCGTGGTCGTGTGCGAAGTGCCCGAGGTCGCCGCCGCCGAAGAGGTGGCCGACCGCATCCGGCAGGCCATCGAGCTTCCGTTCGCCGACATCCCCGAAGGCTTCCCGATCAGTGCGAGCATCGGTCTGTCGATCGCGCGCACCGAGGATCCGGCGTGGACTCCCGACCGTCTGATCCGCGAGGCCGATCACGCCATGTACTCGGCGAAGAACGCCGGCGGCAACCGCGTGGTCGGGATACCGGTCGGCTGA
- a CDS encoding phage holin family protein gives MTDQPSAARRVAAEAAAPDAAEERAANSSLGELLGEVSRDLSTLIRQEMELAKAEIKQTVTRAGKGAGLLGGAGYAGLMAVFFLSVALWWALGYLVGNAWSAVIVAIIWGIVALILYTRGRKQLKTVEGAPQTVETVKEIPETLKPNGENR, from the coding sequence ATGACCGATCAGCCCAGTGCCGCCCGGCGCGTCGCCGCCGAGGCCGCCGCCCCAGACGCCGCGGAAGAGCGCGCGGCCAACAGCTCGCTCGGCGAGTTGCTGGGGGAGGTCAGCCGAGACCTCTCCACCCTGATCCGTCAGGAGATGGAACTCGCCAAGGCCGAGATCAAGCAGACCGTTACGCGCGCCGGTAAGGGCGCGGGGCTGCTCGGCGGTGCCGGATACGCAGGCCTCATGGCCGTGTTCTTCCTGTCGGTCGCCCTGTGGTGGGCGCTCGGCTACCTGGTGGGCAACGCCTGGTCCGCGGTGATCGTCGCCATCATCTGGGGCATCGTCGCGCTGATCCTGTACACCCGTGGGCGCAAGCAATTGAAGACCGTCGAAGGCGCCCCCCAGACCGTCGAGACGGTCAAGGAAATCCCGGAGACACTGAAACCGAACGGAGAGAACCGATGA
- a CDS encoding EAL domain-containing protein, with protein sequence MVTCEAEAKELSDAIAARQLEIHVQPQIDLATGEVVAVEGLSRWMHPTRGPIPPAEFIALAEATGSIHDLGLFALQECCRIGREWREHGNMLSVAVNVSPLQLETDLFFDELERQLAESGLPPAALIVEVTEAERIDDYAVVAGRLDIIQHWGVTVSIDDFGSGHSSIERAVAVHARELKIDRSLVAAGDWDAVADAVTVAHRSGMRVVAEGVETQDQLEHITAAGCDRGQGFHIARPSPPDVFEDWLRSFVR encoded by the coding sequence GTGGTGACGTGCGAAGCGGAGGCGAAGGAGCTGTCCGATGCCATCGCCGCGCGCCAACTCGAAATCCACGTTCAGCCGCAGATCGACCTCGCCACCGGAGAGGTCGTGGCGGTCGAGGGGCTGTCCCGGTGGATGCACCCGACGCGCGGCCCCATCCCTCCGGCTGAGTTCATCGCGCTCGCGGAGGCGACGGGGTCCATCCACGATCTTGGACTGTTCGCACTGCAGGAGTGCTGCCGGATCGGGCGGGAGTGGCGCGAGCACGGCAACATGCTCTCCGTCGCCGTCAACGTGTCGCCTCTGCAGCTCGAGACGGACCTCTTCTTCGACGAGCTGGAGCGCCAGCTCGCCGAGTCGGGCCTTCCGCCGGCGGCTCTGATCGTGGAGGTGACGGAGGCCGAGCGGATCGACGACTACGCGGTGGTGGCCGGGCGGCTCGACATCATCCAGCACTGGGGCGTGACGGTCTCCATCGACGACTTCGGCTCGGGGCATTCCTCCATCGAACGGGCGGTCGCCGTGCACGCCCGCGAACTCAAGATCGACCGCAGCCTCGTGGCCGCCGGGGACTGGGATGCCGTCGCCGATGCGGTGACCGTCGCGCACCGCAGTGGGATGCGCGTGGTCGCCGAAGGCGTGGAGACGCAGGACCAGTTGGAGCACATCACGGCCGCGGGATGCGACCGGGGGCAGGGATTCCACATCGCTCGCCCGTCGCCGCCCGATGTGTTCGAGGACTGGCTTCGATCGTTCGTGCGCTAA
- a CDS encoding FAD:protein FMN transferase, whose amino-acid sequence MRFVETVMGIPMSIDIRDEQDAAPAAERAFQVLKAADRRFSSYRPDSELSRANAAGGTAAEYSADFREVVAIGEAAGRDSGGAFRIRLDDGTWDLDGVVKGWAAARAARELAASGVRNFCLNAGGDVVAAGSPGGERPWNVGIRSPHAPSDMMAVLAVSDVGVATSGLYERGAHIVDGRDGSTPRSLLSVTVVADDLTTADVLATAVFGLGREGIDWALTAGARGVLAMDASNRLLRAGDLAFARPEHAA is encoded by the coding sequence ATGAGATTCGTCGAGACGGTGATGGGCATCCCCATGTCGATCGACATCCGGGACGAGCAGGATGCGGCCCCGGCCGCCGAGCGCGCCTTCCAGGTCCTGAAAGCTGCGGACCGGCGCTTCAGCAGTTACCGTCCCGACAGCGAACTAAGCCGCGCGAACGCGGCCGGTGGCACAGCCGCCGAATACAGTGCCGACTTCCGTGAAGTGGTCGCGATCGGCGAGGCAGCGGGTCGGGACTCGGGCGGCGCCTTCCGGATCCGCCTCGACGACGGCACCTGGGATCTCGACGGCGTCGTGAAGGGATGGGCGGCCGCACGGGCCGCGCGGGAGCTCGCCGCGTCGGGCGTGCGCAACTTCTGCCTGAACGCCGGCGGCGATGTCGTCGCCGCAGGCAGCCCCGGCGGCGAGCGCCCCTGGAACGTCGGCATCCGCTCGCCGCACGCCCCGAGTGACATGATGGCCGTCCTGGCGGTCTCCGACGTGGGCGTGGCGACGTCGGGACTGTACGAGCGCGGCGCGCACATCGTCGACGGGCGCGACGGCTCCACCCCCCGCTCCCTCCTCAGCGTGACCGTGGTGGCCGACGACCTGACCACCGCCGACGTCCTCGCGACCGCGGTCTTCGGGCTGGGCCGCGAGGGCATCGACTGGGCCCTGACCGCCGGCGCTCGCGGAGTCCTCGCGATGGATGCGTCCAACCGGCTGCTGCGGGCCGGCGACCTGGCGTTCGCGCGGCCGGAGCACGCCGCGTGA
- a CDS encoding PKD domain-containing protein gives MAKHRVLAAAGLTAAVLALTLGVPQSVQGIAPGATAVHFTAAGDYAMAAPAQAVLAGVKTLAPDLNLALGDMSYAATGQEQAFCDMVTQNVGAGFPFELVSGNHESSGQNGNINDFSACLPNQLPGAVGTYGREYYVDVPQGSPLVRFIMISPGLPYADGTWTYATGTSHYNWTQAAIDGARAAGTPWVVVGMHKPCLTMGKYACEAGPDIMNLLVSKKVDLVLTGHEHLYQRTKQLAIGPNCPSITPGTFTAGCVADSDSTLVKGAGTVFATVGTGGNGNYDIVPDDAEAPYFASAYGNSGAPLYGSLDVTANATQLTASFARAAGATFNDGFVIGPPAAGNQPPNAVFASSCTDLGCSFDGTGSSDPDGTIATFAWDFGDGASGTGGTVTHTYAAAGTYTARLTVTDDAGATSTATRILSVTAPPPPTDTLAADPFERSVTSGWGSAPTGGAWTLAGSSSLYSVSGGAGRIQLPTGSGGTARLAGVSATGIDLRLALGLDKLPSSGNVYVTVQGRRIPTAGAYASKVIISSVGKVTIQIVRVDQNGGNEVVVQASTVVPVTYTAGARLNVRVRTTGTAPTLVETKAWLDGTTEPSAWQRSATDATAALQGPGGLAITGYLSGGVANTPVTMSVDDLTAVKP, from the coding sequence ATGGCAAAGCATCGAGTCCTCGCGGCGGCCGGACTCACCGCCGCCGTCCTCGCCCTGACGCTCGGCGTCCCGCAGAGCGTGCAAGGAATCGCACCGGGGGCAACCGCCGTGCATTTCACCGCGGCCGGCGACTACGCGATGGCGGCACCGGCGCAGGCCGTGCTGGCCGGCGTCAAGACGCTCGCGCCCGACCTGAACCTGGCGCTCGGCGACATGTCGTACGCAGCGACCGGCCAGGAGCAGGCCTTCTGCGACATGGTCACCCAGAATGTCGGGGCGGGCTTCCCGTTCGAGCTGGTCTCCGGAAACCACGAGAGCAGCGGCCAGAACGGCAACATCAACGACTTCTCCGCCTGCCTCCCCAACCAGCTTCCCGGGGCCGTCGGCACCTACGGACGCGAGTACTACGTCGACGTGCCCCAGGGGTCCCCGCTCGTCCGCTTCATAATGATCTCCCCCGGACTGCCGTACGCCGACGGCACCTGGACGTACGCGACCGGTACCTCCCACTACAACTGGACGCAGGCGGCCATCGACGGCGCACGCGCCGCCGGCACCCCGTGGGTCGTCGTCGGGATGCACAAGCCCTGCCTCACCATGGGCAAGTACGCCTGCGAAGCCGGCCCGGACATCATGAACCTGCTGGTGTCGAAGAAGGTCGACCTCGTGCTCACCGGACACGAGCACCTCTACCAGCGCACCAAGCAGCTGGCGATCGGTCCGAATTGCCCGAGCATCACGCCCGGCACCTTCACCGCGGGGTGCGTCGCCGACTCCGACAGCACCCTGGTGAAGGGCGCCGGCACCGTCTTCGCGACGGTCGGCACCGGCGGCAACGGCAATTACGACATCGTCCCCGACGACGCCGAAGCACCGTACTTCGCCAGCGCGTACGGCAACAGCGGCGCGCCCCTCTACGGCTCCCTCGACGTGACCGCGAACGCGACCCAGCTGACCGCATCCTTCGCCCGGGCCGCGGGCGCCACATTCAACGACGGCTTCGTGATCGGCCCTCCCGCGGCAGGCAACCAGCCGCCGAACGCCGTCTTCGCCTCGTCGTGCACCGATCTGGGCTGCTCGTTCGACGGGACCGGGTCGAGCGATCCCGACGGCACCATCGCCACGTTCGCCTGGGACTTCGGTGACGGCGCCTCCGGGACCGGCGGCACGGTCACCCACACCTACGCAGCGGCAGGAACCTACACCGCACGGCTGACGGTGACCGACGACGCCGGCGCCACCTCGACTGCGACGCGCATCCTGAGCGTGACAGCGCCGCCCCCGCCCACCGACACGCTCGCAGCGGACCCGTTCGAGCGGTCCGTGACCAGCGGCTGGGGCAGCGCGCCGACCGGAGGGGCGTGGACGCTGGCCGGCAGCTCCTCCCTCTACTCGGTCTCAGGCGGTGCCGGGCGCATCCAGCTGCCCACCGGATCGGGCGGAACGGCCCGGCTGGCGGGAGTGAGCGCCACCGGCATCGACTTGCGGCTCGCTCTCGGGCTGGACAAGCTGCCCTCCTCGGGGAACGTCTACGTGACCGTGCAGGGCCGTCGGATCCCCACCGCCGGGGCATATGCCTCGAAGGTGATCATCTCCTCGGTGGGCAAGGTCACCATCCAGATCGTCCGCGTCGATCAGAACGGCGGGAACGAGGTGGTCGTGCAGGCCTCGACGGTCGTGCCGGTCACGTATACGGCCGGCGCCCGCCTGAACGTGCGCGTGCGGACCACCGGGACCGCACCCACGCTGGTCGAGACGAAGGCCTGGCTCGACGGGACGACCGAACCGTCCGCGTGGCAGCGGTCGGCGACGGACGCCACGGCCGCTCTGCAGGGTCCGGGCGGCCTGGCGATCACGGGTTACCTGTCCGGCGGCGTTGCCAACACTCCCGTGACGATGTCGGTGGACGACCTGACGGCGGTGAAGCCCTGA
- a CDS encoding ferredoxin reductase family protein — MDQTLSVAPPSRRVLGRRRSAGARRGARAVRAAVAAGVLLVLGMWWVSVPSGFAATPADALTSLGELSGMVGAFLICVQVLLIARVPWFETAVGLDKLVSWHRSLGASVLFLVVAHVLFLVFGGELADRNPAWTEFVSILQSYPDMLTALVGTLAFLGVGLSSARLIRARLSYEVWYWLHLTTYVSIYLTFSHQLSGGAHFVSDPWNRVIWIALYLGTASAVLTWRFILPTLDAWRGRMRVVSVVPESEGVNSVWLTGPHIERLGVQAGNFLLFRFFSRGHLGTAHPYSVSAVPANGYLRITVGAIGDHSSRLPLLRPGSLVFAEGPFGRFTADRASRPRILLIAGGAGIGPIRALAEELVRRGGRPVVLYRARSAQRLALLGELQSLPGVQVIPLVGRRSELGYDPLDAEPLRRLIPDLHDWEAFICGPEGMGERAEASLRALRMPKRFIHREELSMS, encoded by the coding sequence ATGGATCAGACCTTGAGCGTTGCGCCCCCGAGCCGCCGGGTTCTCGGCCGCCGGCGGTCGGCCGGCGCCCGGCGCGGCGCCCGGGCGGTGCGCGCCGCCGTCGCCGCGGGCGTCCTGCTGGTGCTCGGGATGTGGTGGGTCAGCGTCCCGAGCGGCTTCGCCGCGACCCCGGCGGACGCACTCACCTCGCTGGGCGAGTTGAGTGGGATGGTCGGCGCCTTCCTCATCTGCGTGCAGGTGCTGCTGATCGCGCGCGTCCCGTGGTTCGAGACCGCGGTCGGGCTCGACAAGCTGGTGTCGTGGCACCGCTCCCTGGGTGCCTCCGTGCTGTTCCTGGTGGTCGCGCACGTGCTGTTCCTCGTGTTCGGGGGCGAGCTGGCCGACCGCAACCCGGCCTGGACCGAGTTCGTCTCGATCCTGCAGTCCTACCCCGACATGCTGACCGCGCTCGTCGGAACTCTCGCGTTCCTGGGCGTCGGCCTGAGCAGCGCCCGCCTCATCCGGGCCCGGCTGTCGTACGAAGTCTGGTATTGGCTGCACCTCACCACCTACGTGTCGATCTACCTGACGTTCTCGCACCAGCTGAGCGGTGGCGCGCACTTCGTCTCCGACCCGTGGAACCGGGTCATCTGGATCGCCCTCTACCTGGGGACCGCGTCCGCCGTCCTCACCTGGCGATTCATCCTCCCCACGCTCGACGCGTGGCGGGGACGGATGCGCGTGGTCAGCGTCGTCCCCGAGAGCGAGGGCGTCAACAGCGTCTGGCTCACCGGTCCGCACATCGAGCGACTCGGAGTGCAGGCGGGCAACTTCCTGCTCTTCCGGTTCTTCAGCCGCGGTCACCTCGGCACAGCGCATCCCTATTCGGTCTCCGCTGTCCCGGCGAACGGCTACCTGCGGATCACCGTCGGGGCGATCGGCGACCACAGCAGCCGTCTTCCCCTGCTGCGCCCGGGATCGCTGGTCTTCGCGGAGGGGCCGTTCGGCCGCTTCACCGCGGACCGCGCAAGCCGTCCGCGCATCCTGCTCATCGCCGGCGGCGCGGGGATCGGCCCCATCCGCGCGCTCGCGGAGGAGCTGGTGCGACGGGGCGGCCGGCCGGTCGTGCTCTACCGGGCCCGATCCGCACAGCGACTCGCCCTGCTCGGCGAGCTGCAGTCGCTGCCGGGCGTCCAGGTCATCCCCCTGGTCGGTCGGCGCAGCGAGCTGGGTTACGACCCGCTCGACGCGGAGCCGCTCCGCCGGCTCATCCCCGACCTCCACGACTGGGAGGCCTTCATCTGCGGCCCGGAGGGCATGGGCGAACGCGCCGAAGCCTCGCTCCGGGCACTGCGGATGCCGAAGCGCTTCATCCACCGAGAAGAACTGAGCATGTCATGA
- a CDS encoding DUF3618 domain-containing protein: protein MSDDPDAIRADIEATRRNLSGDVDALADKVTPSKIAERQTRKVKGAFHSLSDRVMGTADDVRSNVSGTASDAGDAVADAGRTVVNKAQGNPLAVGLIAFGVGALVASLIPASTKEKELASSAKDAAQPLLQEAAEVGKQVANDLKEPAQQAVQSVKETAQEGVSTVKEEATDRASDVADDAKQSGQRLQSDQ from the coding sequence ATGAGCGACGACCCCGACGCGATCCGCGCCGACATCGAGGCCACCCGCCGCAACCTGAGCGGCGACGTGGACGCACTGGCCGACAAGGTCACCCCAAGCAAGATCGCCGAGCGCCAGACGCGCAAGGTGAAGGGTGCTTTCCACTCCCTCAGCGACAGGGTCATGGGCACCGCGGACGACGTCCGCAGCAACGTGAGCGGCACCGCTTCGGACGCCGGCGACGCCGTGGCCGACGCGGGACGCACGGTCGTGAATAAGGCGCAGGGCAACCCGCTCGCCGTCGGCCTCATCGCCTTCGGTGTCGGCGCCCTCGTAGCCTCTCTCATCCCGGCGAGCACCAAGGAGAAGGAGCTCGCGTCGTCCGCCAAGGACGCCGCGCAGCCGCTGCTCCAGGAGGCCGCCGAGGTCGGCAAGCAGGTCGCCAACGACCTGAAGGAGCCGGCGCAGCAGGCTGTCCAGTCGGTCAAGGAGACCGCGCAGGAGGGTGTCTCCACCGTCAAGGAGGAGGCCACCGACCGCGCGAGCGACGTCGCCGACGACGCCAAGCAGTCGGGACAGCGCCTGCAGTCAGACCAGTAA
- a CDS encoding FMN-binding protein: protein MNSRSWRGTVLFTVILVVMGATVGLKLYGLGTDVAAAPTSVHSTTGSGSGSNGSNGSTGSGTTDTSGGATTTTATPAPSASSSASSSAATRVITGSAVDTRYGAVQVKVTFSGSTITAVDTVQSPDRDGRDIEINNQALPILEQEVLSSQSANIDTVSGATYTSEGYIQSVQSAIDQR, encoded by the coding sequence ATGAACAGCAGATCCTGGCGGGGCACCGTCCTCTTCACCGTCATCCTGGTCGTCATGGGCGCGACGGTGGGACTCAAGCTGTACGGTCTGGGCACCGATGTCGCGGCGGCGCCGACCTCCGTCCACTCGACGACCGGTTCGGGATCCGGGTCGAACGGCTCGAACGGGTCCACCGGGTCCGGCACCACGGACACCTCGGGCGGCGCGACGACGACCACCGCCACGCCTGCGCCCTCCGCATCCTCCTCGGCGTCGTCGTCCGCTGCGACGAGAGTCATCACGGGCTCTGCCGTCGACACGCGCTACGGAGCCGTACAGGTGAAGGTGACGTTCTCCGGCAGCACCATCACCGCTGTGGACACGGTCCAGTCGCCGGACCGCGACGGACGCGACATCGAGATCAACAACCAGGCCCTTCCGATCCTCGAGCAGGAGGTGCTCTCCTCGCAGTCCGCGAACATCGACACGGTGTCGGGGGCGACCTACACCTCCGAGGGATACATCCAGTCGGTGCAGTCGGCGATCGACCAGCGATGA
- a CDS encoding MarR family transcriptional regulator — translation MSDDLLALENQVCFGLAVAARSVIALYRPVLEPLSLTHPQYLVMLALWEREPRSVKDLSETLALEPATLSPLLKRLEATGYIERRRSATDERALEVRLTASGRALRAEAEKIPARIVEQLGLPVSQLEDLRASLHAIIAAAGRTT, via the coding sequence ATGTCCGACGATCTCCTCGCTCTCGAGAACCAGGTGTGCTTCGGACTCGCCGTCGCGGCGCGCAGTGTCATCGCGCTCTACCGGCCGGTGCTCGAGCCGCTGTCGCTGACGCATCCCCAGTACCTCGTGATGCTCGCGCTGTGGGAGCGGGAGCCGCGATCGGTGAAGGATCTGAGCGAGACGCTGGCCCTGGAGCCGGCGACCCTGTCGCCGCTGCTGAAGCGGCTGGAGGCGACCGGCTACATCGAGAGACGGCGCAGTGCGACGGACGAGCGGGCGCTCGAAGTGCGGCTGACCGCATCGGGACGCGCGCTGCGGGCCGAGGCCGAGAAGATCCCCGCGCGGATCGTCGAGCAGCTGGGGCTCCCCGTCTCGCAGCTGGAGGACCTCCGCGCGAGCCTGCACGCGATCATCGCGGCGGCGGGACGCACGACCTGA
- a CDS encoding dihydrofolate reductase family protein, giving the protein MGRLIFSAIASVDGYTVDSSGSFDWARPDPEVHSFVNDLERDVGTYLYGRRMYETMKVWQDLPGAGDDPVTADYAQVWQSADKVVYSSTLGEVTTPRTRLEPRFDPETVRRLVVDAPGRVSVGGPTLAARAFAAGLVDEVLLILVPVAVGGGTPALPKDRFLRLDLQEARRFAGGTVALHYAVERS; this is encoded by the coding sequence ATGGGACGGCTCATCTTCTCCGCCATCGCCTCGGTCGACGGCTACACCGTGGACTCCTCCGGCTCGTTCGACTGGGCGCGCCCTGACCCCGAGGTGCACTCCTTCGTCAACGACCTCGAACGGGATGTCGGAACCTATCTCTACGGCCGGCGCATGTACGAGACCATGAAGGTCTGGCAGGACCTCCCCGGCGCGGGCGACGACCCGGTGACCGCGGACTACGCGCAGGTCTGGCAGAGCGCGGACAAGGTGGTGTACTCGTCGACGCTGGGCGAGGTCACCACACCCCGCACGCGGCTCGAGCCCCGGTTCGATCCGGAGACGGTGCGCCGGCTCGTCGTCGACGCCCCTGGTCGGGTGTCCGTCGGCGGTCCGACCCTCGCCGCGCGCGCTTTCGCCGCCGGCCTCGTGGACGAGGTGCTCCTCATCCTGGTCCCGGTGGCGGTCGGCGGCGGCACTCCGGCCCTGCCGAAGGACCGGTTCCTCCGGCTCGACCTGCAGGAGGCACGACGCTTCGCGGGCGGCACGGTCGCCCTCCATTACGCCGTCGAGCGTTCCTGA